The genomic region CTATGGCGCAACCAGTGAGGTTGGGGGGCATTTTGATTTTGGCCGTCGCTTTGGTTCCGACGATCAGTTCGGGGTCCGCACAAACGTCTTGCACCGGGCAGGCGAAGCATCCATCGAAAATGAAGATCGTGAGACGTCGCTTGGTTCAATCGCGCTCGATTACCGCGGCGATGACACTCGGGTCACGTTCGATGCAGCGATTAACAAGCTGAGTGTTGAAGAAGGCCGCCCAACAGTTAGGGCAAACAATCTGACCTCAATGCTTGATGCACCGTCCGGTTCGCATAACTTTGCCGCCGCTGGCACTTATAGTGATCTTGAGGACAAGTTCGCACAGGTGCGCTTCGAGTATGACGCAACCGAAAGCACGATGCTTTATACCGCCATTGGCGCACATACCACTGACGAAGACAGTGATTTTTCATCCGTCACCTTAACCAGCACGGATGGATCGGGCGATTTTGGCAGATTCGCGACAGTTTATGAACGCGAAGATGTCAGTGGTGTTGCAGGCATCCGTCAGGAGTTTGAAACCGGACCGGTTAAGCACGAACTCAATGCCGGAACCACCGCAATGTGGCAGGAAGCAAGGACAAACTGGGATTTCGGCACATCTGTTGCCGGTAACATCTATAACAGCGGCCCATCCAACATCGTATTTGGCGACCCCGGGGACGCCAATCTCAGCTCACATACAATCCTGACAAGCTATTTCCTGGCCGATACGGTGAGCTTCTTTGATGACAACATCCACCTGACCGGTGGTGTTCGTCGTCAGAACGTCAAATCGCGTGGTTACGACAGACTAACCGGCGCCAAGAACTCCAACTATGACTCCTCGACCAATTCACCGATGCTCGGCTTCGTTGGCAATGTGACCGATCAGATCACGGTTTATGCCAATTATATCGAAGGTCTGGAGGCCGGAAAAACCGTGACGGAGGCGACTGCAACCAACCGAGGTGAAACGTTAGCACCGTACACGACTGAGCAAATGGAGGTCGGCGCGAAGTTTGACTTCGGCACCTTTGGAGGCGGCATTGCCGTGTTCCAGGCTGAGAAACCATCGGCGTTTCTTAATAGCAGCAACCTCTATACCACCGATGGTGAGCAGCGAAACCGTGGTCTTGAGCTGACGGCCTTTGGTGAACCAATTATTGGCACCCGCATTCTGGGTGGCATCACCTTTATCGACGCCGAACTGACCAAAACCGAGAATGGCACCAATAACGGCAATACGGCACCCGGCGTTCCGGAATATCAGGCAACCCTTGGTGCGGAATATGATTTGCCGTTCCTTGATGGTGCGACAGTTGGTGGACGCCTGATCCATACCGCCGCGCAATACGTTAACACCGCCAACACGGTTGAAATCCCGTCCTGGACGCGATTTGACGTGAGCGCGCGTTACGTGACCGAGCTTTATGACTATCCGGTCACCTTCCGTGCAAATGTCGAAAACCTGACCGATAATGACTATTGGGAAACTGCCAGCACGGAAACCAGCTATATGACCGTAGGCAAGCCGCTTACAGCGATATTCTCGCTTACGGCAGATTTCTGATCCTCTGAGGTTTCTCGCACTGAGAAGACCAAAAACAAAAAGCCGACGGTGATATCGCCGTCGGCTTTTTTATTGGCTCTATAGCGGGCTGAAACCAGCTGCTTAGAAATCGTATTCCAGTTCGGTATCCCAGTATAAAAAATCCCGCCAACTTTCGTGAAGATAGTTTGGCGGGAAACGGCGTCCTGTGGTCTGGAGTTCGTGCATCGAGGGCTGTCCCGGCGTCCTGCGCAGTCGCAGGCCCGCCTCGCGCACCGATCGACTGCCCTTAAACAGGTTGCAGTCCGAACAGGCTGTGACGATGTTTTCCCAATTGGTGCGCCCACCGCGTGCGCGCGGGATCACATGATCAAAGGTCAGTTCATTTGTCGGCAGGCGGTCACCGCAATACTGACAGGAAAATTCATCACGCAAAAAGACGTTAAACCGGGTGAAGGCCGGGCTGCTTTTGAGCGGGACATACTCCTTGAGCGAGATGACACTCGGCAGGCGCATTTTAAAGGAAGGAGAACGTACTTCGCGGTCGTATTCGGACAGAACATCGACGCGTTCAAGAAAGACTGCCTTGAGCGTATCCTGCCATGACCAAAGAGATAGCGGGAAGTAGCTCAACGGCCGAAAATCGGCGTTAAGAACAAGTGCCGGACACGCATTGGGCGATAAATGCATACCATCCGCTCCACCGTGTTTACCGAGTCGCTTGCCTTATTTAGCAGGTCCGGGAATCGCTGTTGATGAACATATCATGACGTTTCACCAAACCGGGCGACACGGCGACGTAAACCACTGATAGAGCAAAGTATAGAGCAAATTTCCAAAAGCGCAAAGCTCGTGTTCTGCCGAGTCGCGTTTATTGAGACAGTACCCTTGCGTAGCCCAAGGAACCCTTGGAGAACTGCAGTACGGCACGGCGCAAAAAAAGCCGCCCGACGATATCTGGCAGCCTGTCTGGAGCCGAAAAAACGAAAGGCCCGCTAAAAAGCGAGCCTTCGTAAATTCTGTCTGTAAAGCAGAAGCCTTAATTAGGCAGCTTTTGCTTCAACAGCTTTGGCGACCTGGCGTTTGATTTTCACCAAATCTGCCGGCAGCTTTGCATTTGCAGTGCTGAGCAGATACGCATCCAGACCACCACGTTTTTCGATGGTGCGGACAGCATTGGTGGTCAGACGCAGACGCACCGAACGACCGAGCGACTCACTAAGCAGCGAGGTCGGCTGCAGGTTCGGGAGGAAACGACGTTTGGTACGATTGTGGGCGTGGCTCACATTCATGCCGACCAAAACGCCTTTGCCGGATACCGGGCAGCGACGTGCCATGACCTGATCTCCTGGTCTATAAATTCGCAAAAGGACGCTTGGCCTGAACATGCAGGCCCGCGCTTGGAAGCGGGTTATTACCGCCTCTAACCCATGCCGTCAAGCCTTCATCAACCGAAAACCGCGACAAAAACGCTTATCAGAGCTGTTTTGACGATAATCCTTAGTTTGTGCCGGTATTTGCCCAACTCAACCGCACGGAATCTGATGTTTTCCAAACCGGGGCGACAATAACAAAGACCCCATTTACAGGCAATTGCGCCATCCCGACACGATGCAAACAATCGATTCTCTGTCTTTAATATAATAAGAGCACCCGGCTTCATGCCTGCAAAGGCCTTGGGGTCAATCTGTCGCGTTTATTGATACGGATCAAAACGCCTACGCGCACAGCATGGTAGGTTCGACACCATGAGTTAAGAAATCCGTTTCGGGAGCATGACGGGACATGAAATCAGATAGCAAAGTTTCTCTGCCGCTTTTGGGCATTCTGCTGGTCGCTGTAATAGGCTTGGCGCTTTATCTTGCCGGTTATGTTCTTGCCGCGTTCGGCGTTCCGATCGCGTCCTTCTGGATTTATGTCGCGCTGGCGCTTGTGCCGGTCAGCTTCCTTGTTCTGATTGATTTTAGCCGCTGATTCTGTCCCCCAGCAGAACAGGACTGTGAACGGCTTGCCACACTTGCGGCAGGCCGTTTTTTTTTGCGCCAGTTTCAAAGAAACACCGTCAGGCGGGAAAATCCGGATCGGTTTGCCAATGAATATAGCGACACGGGAGTTGCCCCGGACGGGCAAAGAAATACCCTTGATAGGCATCTACCCCCATCGCGCGGAGTTCCGCACGGTGTTGCGGCGTCTCGATCCCCTCGGCAATGACCTTAAGACCAAAGCGATGGGCGATCAGAATTGCGGCCTCAATCACCACGCGGGCATTTTCATCCATCGACAAGACAAATGACTTGTCGATCTTGACCGCATCGACATGAATTTCATGCAGGCGCGACAAGGATGAATACCCGGTCCCGAAATCATCAATATGAATGCCGACTTCCATCGCGTGCAGATGATCAAGCACAGCGGAAATCTGGGAGGTCTGGCGTTTTTCAAAGATCGATTCCGTGACTTCCAAAACCAACCGATTGGATGCAAGACCGGTTTCCGTCAGGATGCGTGAAACCATATCGGGAAAATTCGGCATCACGATCTGACGGATCGAGACATTGATGGCGATTTTCGTGGTGACCGGAATCTCGGTATTGTCATGGAGGGTCTGGCAGGCGCGCCGCATGCACCATTCCCCGATATCAACGATGAGCGCACTTTCCTCGGCAATCGGAATGAATTCATCGGGTGGTACAGTGCCAAGCACCGCGCTGTTCCAGCGCAAAAGGGCCTCGTAGGCGATAATATCGCCATTGGTTGCATCAATGACCGGCTGGTACTCGATATAAAATTCATCGGCACTCAGCGCCCGGCGCAGCGCCTGTGTCACACTCAGGCGACGTTCCTGTTCCGTCAGCAGCATCTTGTCGTAGTTATGCACACTGCCCCGGCCGGATCGTTTGACCTCGGCCGCGGCCAGATCCGCCCAGTGGATCAGTTCCGATATCGACGGATTACGTCCGGACGAAAAGGCAACGCCGGTACTGAACCCGACATGCAATGTATGACCGACAATATTGATCGGCTGATTAACCGCGCGCTGGGCCAGTTCAACCGTGGTTTCGACCAGTGGGTGAAGCTCTTCATGCGGGGCGGCCAGAACGATCAGAAACTCATCCCCGCCCCAACGCCCCAATGCATGGCGGTCTTCAACACATTCCCTAAGCCGCATGCTGACAGCACGCAGAACTTCATCACCAATCGCGTGACTGAGGCCATCATTGATCTGTTTGAACCGGTCGAGATCAATAAACAGCACGGCATAATCCAGAAGCGCGTCCGATCTCTTTTTATGTTCGAACCACGCGACAATCCCGTCACGGTTAAGGATGCCGGTCAGGGCATCGTGTTCGACCAG from Thalassospira indica harbors:
- a CDS encoding TonB-dependent receptor, with translation MRFTGQKLSSTLLLGTALALVFAAPNYALAQSADDATASEGETTEALIIEGEATVEAGDPTPPVYVGGQVATGTRLGAFGNKDTMDTPIAATGYTSELIKNQQARDISDVMDNDPSVINTNGFGTFANRFTIRGFDLTADDVSIDGLYGTAPRQSVALEMFDRVEVVKGASGFLNGMAPSSGGLGGNINLVPKRAGDDPVTSFTGSYGATSEVGGHFDFGRRFGSDDQFGVRTNVLHRAGEASIENEDRETSLGSIALDYRGDDTRVTFDAAINKLSVEEGRPTVRANNLTSMLDAPSGSHNFAAAGTYSDLEDKFAQVRFEYDATESTMLYTAIGAHTTDEDSDFSSVTLTSTDGSGDFGRFATVYEREDVSGVAGIRQEFETGPVKHELNAGTTAMWQEARTNWDFGTSVAGNIYNSGPSNIVFGDPGDANLSSHTILTSYFLADTVSFFDDNIHLTGGVRRQNVKSRGYDRLTGAKNSNYDSSTNSPMLGFVGNVTDQITVYANYIEGLEAGKTVTEATATNRGETLAPYTTEQMEVGAKFDFGTFGGGIAVFQAEKPSAFLNSSNLYTTDGEQRNRGLELTAFGEPIIGTRILGGITFIDAELTKTENGTNNGNTAPGVPEYQATLGAEYDLPFLDGATVGGRLIHTAAQYVNTANTVEIPSWTRFDVSARYVTELYDYPVTFRANVENLTDNDYWETASTETSYMTVGKPLTAIFSLTADF
- a CDS encoding HNH endonuclease codes for the protein MHLSPNACPALVLNADFRPLSYFPLSLWSWQDTLKAVFLERVDVLSEYDREVRSPSFKMRLPSVISLKEYVPLKSSPAFTRFNVFLRDEFSCQYCGDRLPTNELTFDHVIPRARGGRTNWENIVTACSDCNLFKGSRSVREAGLRLRRTPGQPSMHELQTTGRRFPPNYLHESWRDFLYWDTELEYDF
- the rpmB gene encoding 50S ribosomal protein L28, giving the protein MARRCPVSGKGVLVGMNVSHAHNRTKRRFLPNLQPTSLLSESLGRSVRLRLTTNAVRTIEKRGGLDAYLLSTANAKLPADLVKIKRQVAKAVEAKAA
- a CDS encoding putative bifunctional diguanylate cyclase/phosphodiesterase; translation: MKKDAGLVRGIAKRILDPGIEMSAGEELNGKVQRDLLDLAYRNNWANILVNLAAGGSLVVMLWLLGDLRAETVIWLLAVTLICSIRLWGGYLYHLTRENSTELSSDLLRKWRFRYQIGVIVTGLLWSMVGAIELPAVQGESQFLTMIIIAGMAGGATGILAPVFLVGRFYLCALLLPPAVILSAMGDANYILSALALVFLLVMLVTHRNNHAVLFRSFVLKHQNQGLVEDLRQKNRITENWNATLEARVEQRTEELRNLVEHDALTGILNRDGIVAWFEHKKRSDALLDYAVLFIDLDRFKQINDGLSHAIGDEVLRAVSMRLRECVEDRHALGRWGGDEFLIVLAAPHEELHPLVETTVELAQRAVNQPINIVGHTLHVGFSTGVAFSSGRNPSISELIHWADLAAAEVKRSGRGSVHNYDKMLLTEQERRLSVTQALRRALSADEFYIEYQPVIDATNGDIIAYEALLRWNSAVLGTVPPDEFIPIAEESALIVDIGEWCMRRACQTLHDNTEIPVTTKIAINVSIRQIVMPNFPDMVSRILTETGLASNRLVLEVTESIFEKRQTSQISAVLDHLHAMEVGIHIDDFGTGYSSLSRLHEIHVDAVKIDKSFVLSMDENARVVIEAAILIAHRFGLKVIAEGIETPQHRAELRAMGVDAYQGYFFARPGQLPCRYIHWQTDPDFPA